From the Simplicispira suum genome, the window GGGTGGGAGCTTGCGGCAGGCCAGCGCAATGACGACGGCATTGTCGCCACCGAGCAGGATGTCGATCATCACGATCTGGCCAACGGCGACCCAGAATTCGGGGGTCAGAAACTGTTCCATGAAGCTTTCCAATGAAGTACGGGCCTGCCGGGAGCGGGGTGGGATCAGCCATGCGCAGGAGGCGCACGGCATGCCTTCGACCCGAGCCCACAGGTTCTCGAATCGAAGGTCTTGCTCGGCCCGGCGTGCACCAGGCCCGACAGGCCGGGCGAGCGCTGTGCGCGCGCCGTGTTGACGACCTGCCGATATCCGCAGGGTGCGGGCGAGGGGCCGTGGACCTGCGGGCGGGAGCTACTCCCCTTCGGAAAGACCGCATTACACCACCTTGCGGCATGATCGGCAGCGGGGGCAAAGCAAGAAATTCAAGCAAAATGAGCCTCCAGCGCTTATGCTGCAAGCGTAAGCAGCTAGAAAATCAGGAGCAACTCATGCAAAGGCTTGTCCGTGCGCCCAACGCCGTTCTGGCCATGCTGTGGTCCGATCTGCTCTGCGAGGCCGGCATGCCCGCCAGCGTGCAGCGCCAGTTCCTTGGATCCGCAGCCGGTGAACTGCCGCCGCACGAATGCCTGCCCGAGATCTGGCTACAGCACGCCGAGCACAAAGAGCGTGCCCTCGCGCTGCTGGAAGAGCTGCAAAGCTTGCCGCAGCGGCGCTGGAACTGCCCGGCTTGCGGCGAGCTGGTGGAGGGCGGCTTCGAGCAGTGCTGGAGCTGTGGTGCCCTCATGCCTGTGTAGCAGGAACACAGTTGCTGAGGCGCTGCGCGCCTCGGTGCTCCCGCCAGTGGCGTCCGCTCTTCGGAGCTGTCCAAACCTGCACATGCAGGCTTGGCGCCGCAGCCCTCAGCCCCTTCTCTCGCTGCGCTGCGCGCTGCGCAAAGGGGACTTTGCTCAGCGCGGCGGGGCGGCGCGGCCGGCACAGGCCCTTGCGCCGCTGCCGCTGGGCTGGCCGCGCACAGTTCCAGATGCGGTTGACAACGCCGACGGGTTTACTTCCAGTGCACCGGCTCGATGTGCACGCTGCCGCGCTGGCTGCTGAGTGTGATCGCGCTTTCCTGCACCGTCGCTTGCAGCTGCATGCTCCGTTCGGCCAGGGTGGCCAGTTCCTGGGCCTGGCCAGCGGGGAAGCGCCAAACCTCCAGCCGGGCCAGGCGCGTGAGCTTGGTTTCGATGCCGCGCCACCAGATGTCGGCGGCGTGGCCAAAGGCGTACACCTTGACCACGTCGGCCTTGCTGCAGGCGCGCGTCAGCGGTTTGTCCTCGGGCTGGCCCACTTCAATCCAGACGCGCTTCCTGCCGGTGAAATCGGTCAGCGAAGCATCGGGGTCGTCGGGGTCAGACAGCCCCGCTCCAAAGGCGAGCGTGGCGTCTCCGTTGCACAAGTCCTGCAGCAGATGCGCGTTGAGGGCCAGGGCGGCGAGCCGCACCATCATCCGCTCGTCGGTCTCGCTGGGGTGGCGGGCCAGGGTGAGCGCATGGTCGGCGTAGTAGCCGTGGTCGATGTCGGCGATTTGCAGGCTCGCCTTGAAGATGGTGGATTTGGTGGCCATGGAGAAATGCTATTTAATAGATAGCTGCTAACGCTTACTGGTTAAGCGCTAGAGGCCAAAAAATCTCGAAATTTTGGATCTAAACCCGCCGCGCCAACGCCACCGCCATGCCCGTGTAGCTGCCCGGCGTCATGGCCAGCAGCCGGTCCTTCTCGGCCTGGGGGATTTCCAGCGACGCAATCAGGCCGTGCAGCGCCTCCCGCGTCACGCTTTGGCCGCGGGTCACTTCCTTGAGCTTCTCGTACGCGCCGGGCACGCCGTAGCGGCGCATCACCGTCTGGATCGGCTCGGCCAGCACTTCCCAGGCGGCGTCGAGGTCGGCGGCGAGCGCTTCTTCGTTGAGCTCCAGCTTGTTCAGCCCGGTCAGCAGCGAGCTGTAGGCGAGCGTGGCGTAGCCGAAGGCGACGCCGATGTTGCGCAGTACGGTGCTGTCGGTGAGATCGCGCTGCCAGCGGCTGATGGGGAGCTTTTCCGACAGGTGGCGCAAAAGCGCATTGGCCAGGCCCAGGTTGCCCTCGGCGTTTTCAAAATCAATCGGGTTGACCTTGTGCGGCATGGTGGACGAGCCAATTTCGCCCGCCTTCAGGCGCTGTTTGAAGTAGCCCAGGGACACATAGCCCCAGACGTCGCGCGAGAGGTCGATGAGGATGGTGTTGGCGCGCGCCACGGCGTCAAACAGCTCGGCCATGTAGTCGTGCGGCTCGATCTGGATGGAATAGGGCTGAAACGTGAGGCCCAGGCCCACCGGCTCCGGTGTCTCAATCACGTTTTGACTGAACGCCTCCCAGTCAAAACCCGGCCAGGCGGCCAGGTGGGCGTTGTAGTTGCCCACCGCGCCGTTCATCTTGGCCAGAATCTTCACGCTGGCAATGCGCTCGGCCGCGGCCTGCAGGCGCACCAGCACGTTGGCCAGTTCCTTGCCCACGGTGGTGGGGCTGGCGGTCTGGCCGTGGGTGCGGCTGAGCATGGGCACGGCCGCGTACAAGTGCGCCATTTCGCGCAGCTTGAGCACGATTCTGTCCAGCCCCGGCAGCAGCACCTGGTCGCGGCCCGAGCGCAGTTGGAGGGCGTGGCTGGTGTTGTTGATGTCTTCGCTGGTGCAGGCGAAGTGCACGAATTCAGCGGCCTTTTCCAGCTCGGGCCGCGCTTCGAATTTGCTTTTGATCCAGTACTCCACCGCCTTCACGTCGTGGTTGGTGGTTTTCTCGATTTCCTTGATGGCCGTGGAATCGGCTTCCGAGAAGTTTTTCACCAAGCCCAGCAGGTAGGCGCGTGCGCCGGTGGTGAGCGGCTTGAACTCGGTAAATCCGGCGTCGGACAGCGCAATGAACCAGCTCACTTCCACCTGCACGCGCCGCTGCATGTAGCCGTGCTCGCTCATGATCGGGCGCAGCAGCGCCAGCTTGGCGGCGTAGCGGCCGTCCAGTGGCGAGAGGGCGGTAATGGGTGAGAAGTGGGTGGTCGGAGCGTTCATGGCGGCCGATTGTAGGCGGGGACCAACACCTTACGGCGGCTGTCAGGCGCCCTCGATAGAATGGTCTGCGCTTGTCAGATTTGCTTACACCGGTGCCCGCCCGCACCAGGAAACCCACCATGAAACTCATCGGATCGACCACCAGCCCCTACGTGCGCAAGGTGCGCGTGGTGATGGCCGAGAAGAAGCTCGACTATCAGTTTGTGCTGGACAACGTCTGGGCAGACGACAGCAGCATTGCCGCCTCCAACCCGCTGGGAAAGGTGCCTTGCCTGGTGATGGATGGGGCCGAAGCAATGTTCGATTCGCGCGTGATCGTCGAGTATCTCGACACCCTCTCGCCGGTTGGCAAGCTCATTCCTGCCTCGGGCCGCGAGCGCGCCGAAGTCAAAACCTGGGAAGCGCTGGCCGACGGCCTGCTCGACGCTGCCATCCTGGTGCGGCTGGAACGCACATTTGCGGGCCGCAGCGAAGCACAGCGCAGCCAGGACTGGATGGACCGGCAACTGGCCAAAGTGCAGGCCGCGTTGCAGGCCATGAGCAAGGGCTTGGGCGAGAAGGCGTTTTGCAGTGGCGTGCACTTCACTCTGTCCGACGTGGCCGTAGGTTGCGCGCTGGGCTGGCTCGCGTTTCGCTTTCCCGAAATCACCTGGCGGGACGACTACCCCAACCTTGCGCGCCTGCAGGACAAGCTCGCCGCGCGCGCGAGCTTTGCCGAGACGGTGCCGGCCTGATGTCTCCGGCCTTTAGCTGCGTGCCCGGCGCTTGAGCCAGCGCATCAAGCCGCCCAGCAAGGGCAGCTTTTCGTACAGTTCCTCGGCCGCGTCCCAGTAGTCGCGGTGCAGTGCGATACGCCCCGCCTCGTCAAACACCAGTTGCGAGGCGCCGCGAACCACCTGCTGCTGTCCGCGCTTGAAGCGGCGCATCTGGAAGCAGAAATCCCAAGTCAAGAAACATGTAGAGCCTTGCAGCACGCGGCCGGTGACCACAAAGTGCGGCGCGTCCAGCGTGGCAAACATGTGCTCGAAGACGGCGCCAATGGCGCGCAGGCCCTGCACTTCGTTGAACGGGTCTTTGAACCTTGCGTCCGGCGCGTAGATCAGGTCCAACGCCGCGAGGTGGGCAGGCTCAAGATGCTCGAAAAAGGCCACTGCGCGGGCCATGGCGTCTTGCGGTGTGAGGGCGCCCGGTTTCATGCCTGCCCCGTGAGCCGGCGTACCACCGGGAAGAACAGCGCATAAGGCAGCAGGCGCAGCAGCTTCATCACAAGCGTAAAACGGCGCGGGAAATCAATCTCGAACTGTCCGCGCTCCCAGCCGCGCACGATGGAGCGTGCTGCAGCCTCGGGCGTGATCAGCGCCGGCATCGGAAACGGATTGCCTTCGGTGAGCGGCGTATCTACGAAACCGGGGTGCACCACGCTCACCCCCACGCCTTTGGCGTGCAAATCCAGGTACAGCGCCTCTGCCAGATTGGTCAAAGCCGCCTTGGTAGGTCCATAGGCCAGGCTATTGGGTAAGCCGCAAAAGCCCGCAACGCTGCTGACGAGGCAGATGTGAGCCGGGGCGCTGGCTGCAGCCGCTGCCTGAACGGCGGGGAGCACAGCGGCCAAAAAATGCAGGGCTCCCCGGTAGTTGACATCGTCGTGGCGCAGCATGCTGGCCAGATCGAAATCGGTTGCCTGCTGGCCTTCGTAGAACCCGGCGCAGTAGCAAACGAGGTGCAGAGGGCCGGCTTCCAGCAAGACGTCCGCCGCCGCCTGAACCGACCGCGCATCGGTGCTGTCCAGCGCTACGGCAAAGCTGCCAGGATGCGCTTGCGTGAAGCTGTCCAATGCCGCT encodes:
- a CDS encoding putative signal transducing protein encodes the protein MQRLVRAPNAVLAMLWSDLLCEAGMPASVQRQFLGSAAGELPPHECLPEIWLQHAEHKERALALLEELQSLPQRRWNCPACGELVEGGFEQCWSCGALMPV
- a CDS encoding YaeQ family protein; this translates as MATKSTIFKASLQIADIDHGYYADHALTLARHPSETDERMMVRLAALALNAHLLQDLCNGDATLAFGAGLSDPDDPDASLTDFTGRKRVWIEVGQPEDKPLTRACSKADVVKVYAFGHAADIWWRGIETKLTRLARLEVWRFPAGQAQELATLAERSMQLQATVQESAITLSSQRGSVHIEPVHWK
- the purB gene encoding adenylosuccinate lyase; protein product: MNAPTTHFSPITALSPLDGRYAAKLALLRPIMSEHGYMQRRVQVEVSWFIALSDAGFTEFKPLTTGARAYLLGLVKNFSEADSTAIKEIEKTTNHDVKAVEYWIKSKFEARPELEKAAEFVHFACTSEDINNTSHALQLRSGRDQVLLPGLDRIVLKLREMAHLYAAVPMLSRTHGQTASPTTVGKELANVLVRLQAAAERIASVKILAKMNGAVGNYNAHLAAWPGFDWEAFSQNVIETPEPVGLGLTFQPYSIQIEPHDYMAELFDAVARANTILIDLSRDVWGYVSLGYFKQRLKAGEIGSSTMPHKVNPIDFENAEGNLGLANALLRHLSEKLPISRWQRDLTDSTVLRNIGVAFGYATLAYSSLLTGLNKLELNEEALAADLDAAWEVLAEPIQTVMRRYGVPGAYEKLKEVTRGQSVTREALHGLIASLEIPQAEKDRLLAMTPGSYTGMAVALARRV
- a CDS encoding glutathione S-transferase N-terminal domain-containing protein, translated to MKLIGSTTSPYVRKVRVVMAEKKLDYQFVLDNVWADDSSIAASNPLGKVPCLVMDGAEAMFDSRVIVEYLDTLSPVGKLIPASGRERAEVKTWEALADGLLDAAILVRLERTFAGRSEAQRSQDWMDRQLAKVQAALQAMSKGLGEKAFCSGVHFTLSDVAVGCALGWLAFRFPEITWRDDYPNLARLQDKLAARASFAETVPA
- a CDS encoding nuclear transport factor 2 family protein; translation: MKPGALTPQDAMARAVAFFEHLEPAHLAALDLIYAPDARFKDPFNEVQGLRAIGAVFEHMFATLDAPHFVVTGRVLQGSTCFLTWDFCFQMRRFKRGQQQVVRGASQLVFDEAGRIALHRDYWDAAEELYEKLPLLGGLMRWLKRRARS
- a CDS encoding SDR family NAD(P)-dependent oxidoreductase, with protein sequence MSLNPRITEWAGRRVWIVGASTGIGRATAALLHARGAQVVVSARGEAALDSFTQAHPGSFAVALDSTDARSVQAAADVLLEAGPLHLVCYCAGFYEGQQATDFDLASMLRHDDVNYRGALHFLAAVLPAVQAAAAASAPAHICLVSSVAGFCGLPNSLAYGPTKAALTNLAEALYLDLHAKGVGVSVVHPGFVDTPLTEGNPFPMPALITPEAAARSIVRGWERGQFEIDFPRRFTLVMKLLRLLPYALFFPVVRRLTGQA